The genomic region GTCGAAACGATGCAGCGCGAGCACGACAGGGCTTTGCGGCGCTGGCGGATCAATTCCCAGATCATCGCCATCGGAGTTCGCGACATCGTCGATCCGCCGATTCCAACCGACGCGCCATCAGGGATAAGAGCGGCGGCCTCTGCGAGAGACATCACCTTTTCTCGAAGACTTCGATCACGCACGGCGAGGTTTTCCCTCAGGGTCGCGTAAGGCTGCACTGTGGGCGTCGACACCCATTCCTCCTTGGCCGGCGCAGGCCGGCATCATTCAGCAGCTTCCGACGTTCGGAATTGGCCGCTCAAACTCGTTTCGAGCGAAGCGCTCTCGAATTTCGAATGTGAGATAATCATACCAACAATAGGATGACTAGTTCATATTATGGTCTTTCTGCGCGCTTTTTAGTCGAAGGTCAGATCATCGATTTTTGGGGCGGTGAGTGTTAGAGCGAGAGCTGCTGCTCTTCTGCGTTTACGCCACGGATCTCGCGTGTCGCGGTGGACGCCATTTCGTAGAGCGTGGTGCGTCGCCGCGGCTGTCGGCCAGACGTGCGAATGATCTCTTCCATTCGTTCCGGCGTCATTTCCTGGCCGTGACTTGCGCCCGCCGAACGCGAGATACTCTCATCCATCAGCGTGCCACCGAGATCGTTCACACCTGCGTCAAGGCATAGGCGAACACCGTCGGCGCCTAGCTTTACCCAGGACGCTTGAATGTTCGTGATGTGCGGATGCAGCACAAGTCGCGATACTGCATGCATCAGTATCGCTTCACGGAACGTCGGTCCTGGCCGTGCGCGACCTTTGAGATACATCGGCGCTTCCATATGCACGAACGGTAGCGGAACGAACTCCGTGAACCCGCCGGTCTCGATTTGCAGATTGCGAATGCGCAGCAGGTGTCGCGCCCAATGTTCATAGCGGTCGATGTGACCGAACATGATCGTTGCCGTCGACTTGAAGCCGGACAGGTGGGCCGTCCTCATAACGTCGAGCCATTCGGCGCTGTCGAGCTTATCGGGGCATAGCTGCTGGCGAACTTCGTCGTCCAGGATTTCAGCTGCCGTTCCGGGCAGCGTTCCGAGGCCGGCCGCCTTGAGTTGCCCAAGAAACGAACGAACGGTGATACCGAGCGTCTTCGCGCCCTGTGCCACTTCAAGTGGCGAAAACGCGTGGAGATGCATCTGTGGCACACGCGTTTTTACGGCGTTGCAGATATCGAGATACCGTTGGCCTGTGTAGGACGGATGAATGCCGCCCTGCATACAGACTTCTGTCGCGCCGCGGTCCCAAGCCTCAAAGGCGCGATGTGCGATTTCATCAAGGCCGAGGTCGTACGGCTTGCCGCGCAAATTTTCGCTCAGTTTGCCTTTCGAGAACGCGCAGAACTGGCATTTGAAATAGCAGATGTTGGTGTAGTTGATGTTCCGCGTAATGACGTAGCTTACGACGTCGCCGTTTGTGCGCCGTCGCAGTTCATCGGCAGCGCGGCAAACCGCAGAAAAGTCGTCGCTCTGAGCGCGAAATAGCGAGACGATATCATCTTCGCCAAGGCATCTGCCGTCCGATACCTTGTCGAGAACTGCACGAATCCGGTCGGACGCTTGATGCGATTTTCTCGCACGCACGAGCTTGACGTCGTGCGCAGGTGGCTCTTCCAGTCGGCCGACGCACCAAGTATCTGTTCGCGGCCATCCGTCCGCGTCAGTCATGACGAATAACGGCTTTAACACGGTTCTGTCGACCCACTTCGACGGCTGCCGTGCGAACGCGGGATAAATTGCGACACGTTCGCGGAGCGCTTTTCCAACGGCGCTTGTTTCTTGTTCGAGAACCCTCACATGCGGCCAAGGCGCTTCCGGATTGACGAAGTCCGGCGTTACCGGCGATACGCCACCCCAATCATTGATGCCAGCCGAGACGAGTGCCGGTAGATCCCCGGCGCTCAGGTTCGGCGGCGCTTGGATATTCATTTCTGGCTCGAAGAGTAGCCGCGCGATTGCAATCGTCCAGAGATGATCATCGAGCGTCGGCGCTGCGACGTCAGCCATGCGTGTGCCGGGCTTGGGTCTAAAATTCTGGACGATGATTTCTTGTATATGCCCATACTGGTCGTTGAGGTCGCGCAGCGCAACGAGCGCATCGATACGCTCCTCACGTGTCTCGCCGATGCCGATCAGAATGCCGGACGTGAAGGCAATGCCATGGACGCCAGCGCGCCGGATCGTGTCGAGACGCGCGGCTGGCGCCTTATCGGGCGAGCCGTAATGTACTTGGCCTTTTTCGCACAGGCGCTCGGACGCGCTCTCAAGCATGATGCCTTGCGAAGCTGCAACGCTGCGAAGCGAGAGCAGATCATCGTCGGACATGAGACCGGGATTGATGTGAGGGAGTAACCCGGTTTCCTTAAGGACGACGGAGGCCATCTCAGCGACGTATGAGAGCGTCGTATCGTGGCCGAGCGCGCGCAGCTCGTCGCGCGCGAATTCGTAGCGCAGCTCCGGCTTATCTCCGAGTGTAAAAAGCGCTTCCTTGCATCCAGCCTTCTTACCGCTCATCGCAATGGACAGGACTTCATCGCGCGTCAGATAAGCACGCTCTCCCTTGCGCGGGGGATGGGCAAAAGTACAGTAGTGACAGACATCGCGACACAGCTGCGTCAGCGGAATGAAGACTTTGCGGGAATATGAAACCACGTCTCCGTGTGCTGCGTCCCTGCGCCGAGCGGCGGCGTCGAGAAGCGGCGCGATATCGTCGAGGTCGACGAGCGCCATCGCCTCGTCGCGACTGAGGCGCGAACCAGATTTACGCGAGAGAATATCGGAAACGCCTGTCATCAAATTACGAGCTCAAACTGCCGTTTCGGCGCGAAATGCCGAAAGCTCGCCAGGCATGCGAGCGTTCGCAGGCCACAACGAAGCGATGCACCCATGACGAGATCCGAGGGAACATCAACATCGTGCCCGGCGCCCCGCAGTGGCAGGACCAGCGGCTCTAGACCGGCACTGCGGGCTAATGAAAGATGTCGGGCAAAGCTATCGGTTCCGAACGCCGGATCCATGACGTTCCATGGCGATAAGCCTAAAATATTAGTGCCCGCATCCCGCACCGCTTCGGTAATGACGACCGCATGCGTCTTCAACGCGGACACGGCTTCCGAAAGCTCCGCTGCCGTAACGAATGGAAGATCGGCCGGCACCGCCATGATTGCGGGATTATTTCGAAATTTTCCGACCGTTCGAATACCCTGAGAGATCGCGGCATTGAGCCCCGCCTCCGTTGGCTCCGCAACAACTCTCGCGCCGAAGTCCGCAGCGAGCGCATGGGCGTCGAGATCCGACGTCACGACCAGGGTACCCGCTAATCCGCGCGTGCAAGCCAACTGTTCGAGAACGTCTGCGGCCATGGCTTTAGCGAGCGTTGCGCGCTCGTGCGGATTGAGCACATCGCTCAGACGACTTTTCGCGCCCGCGAACCGTCTGATAGGGACAATGGCCCAAATATTGTTCTGTAGCATGTTCTGAATCATCGCGAGACTCTAGCTTGACGGAGTTCGTTGGCGAAGGCGAGAGAGGCATGCGCCAAACGCTCCTTGTCGGCGGCGCTTGTCATCATCGTGCGCGTAGCCATGGTTGCGAGTTCGATCGAGCTGGCATCGATCGCATCGACTTCGTCGATGATGAGACCATCGATAATGCCGCGATAGTGTTCTGCGATGGCCTTCGAATTCGTCGGCATGTGGAGCTGTGCCATGATTTTCGCAGTCGGCCCTTTGACGGCAGCGCCACCGATGATCGGAGAAACGGCAATGACCGGCGCGTCGACACGATCTAGAAGATCGAGAGCGCCTGGCGTCGCAAGAATAGGATCGATGCTAAGAAACGGGTTAGATGGGCAGATTATGACGGCGCGCAGCATCGGCGATTGCAACGCCTTTTGAACAGCATCACTTACGTGGGCCGATTCTGCGCCCTCGAAGCGAATGGCGCTGACTTTCGGCTCGCATCGATGTTTGACGAAATAATCTTGAAAGGGCAGGTCACCGTCTGGCGTTTCGACGATCGTCCGTACCGGTTGATCCGACATCGGCAGAATCGTCGCTGTGATCCCGAGCTGCTGCGCGATAGCGCTCGTAAAA from Hyphomicrobium sp. MC1 harbors:
- the cofD gene encoding 2-phospho-L-lactate transferase yields the protein MSTPMPQSNEVGSVVALCGGVGGAKLALGLQRVLGKSLKLIVNTGDDFEHHGLMVSPDIDTVLYTLSGLSDQERGWGRADESWNFMASLAELGGEAWFQLGDKDLALHVLRTQRLRAGETLTSFTSAIAQQLGITATILPMSDQPVRTIVETPDGDLPFQDYFVKHRCEPKVSAIRFEGAESAHVSDAVQKALQSPMLRAVIICPSNPFLSIDPILATPGALDLLDRVDAPVIAVSPIIGGAAVKGPTAKIMAQLHMPTNSKAIAEHYRGIIDGLIIDEVDAIDASSIELATMATRTMMTSAADKERLAHASLAFANELRQARVSR
- the cofC gene encoding 2-phospho-L-lactate guanylyltransferase: MIQNMLQNNIWAIVPIRRFAGAKSRLSDVLNPHERATLAKAMAADVLEQLACTRGLAGTLVVTSDLDAHALAADFGARVVAEPTEAGLNAAISQGIRTVGKFRNNPAIMAVPADLPFVTAAELSEAVSALKTHAVVITEAVRDAGTNILGLSPWNVMDPAFGTDSFARHLSLARSAGLEPLVLPLRGAGHDVDVPSDLVMGASLRCGLRTLACLASFRHFAPKRQFELVI
- the cofH gene encoding 5-amino-6-(D-ribitylamino)uracil--L-tyrosine 4-hydroxyphenyl transferase CofH, whose translation is MTGVSDILSRKSGSRLSRDEAMALVDLDDIAPLLDAAARRRDAAHGDVVSYSRKVFIPLTQLCRDVCHYCTFAHPPRKGERAYLTRDEVLSIAMSGKKAGCKEALFTLGDKPELRYEFARDELRALGHDTTLSYVAEMASVVLKETGLLPHINPGLMSDDDLLSLRSVAASQGIMLESASERLCEKGQVHYGSPDKAPAARLDTIRRAGVHGIAFTSGILIGIGETREERIDALVALRDLNDQYGHIQEIIVQNFRPKPGTRMADVAAPTLDDHLWTIAIARLLFEPEMNIQAPPNLSAGDLPALVSAGINDWGGVSPVTPDFVNPEAPWPHVRVLEQETSAVGKALRERVAIYPAFARQPSKWVDRTVLKPLFVMTDADGWPRTDTWCVGRLEEPPAHDVKLVRARKSHQASDRIRAVLDKVSDGRCLGEDDIVSLFRAQSDDFSAVCRAADELRRRTNGDVVSYVITRNINYTNICYFKCQFCAFSKGKLSENLRGKPYDLGLDEIAHRAFEAWDRGATEVCMQGGIHPSYTGQRYLDICNAVKTRVPQMHLHAFSPLEVAQGAKTLGITVRSFLGQLKAAGLGTLPGTAAEILDDEVRQQLCPDKLDSAEWLDVMRTAHLSGFKSTATIMFGHIDRYEHWARHLLRIRNLQIETGGFTEFVPLPFVHMEAPMYLKGRARPGPTFREAILMHAVSRLVLHPHITNIQASWVKLGADGVRLCLDAGVNDLGGTLMDESISRSAGASHGQEMTPERMEEIIRTSGRQPRRRTTLYEMASTATREIRGVNAEEQQLSL